The Flavobacteriales bacterium genome includes a region encoding these proteins:
- the proS gene encoding proline--tRNA ligase yields the protein MAKKLTKRSEDYSKWYNELVVNAGLAENSGVRGCMVIKPYGYAIWEKMQAELDKKFKETGHENAYFPLFVPKSLFEAEEKNAEGFAKECAVVTHYRLKNDEENEGKLMVDPEAKLEEELVVRPTSEAIIWNTYKGWIESHRDLPILVNQWANVVRWEMRTRLFLRTAEFLWQEGHTAHATKKEAIAEAAQMQEVYANFAEDFMAIPVVKGRKSESERFAGADDTLTIEALMQDGKALQAGTSHFLGQNFAKAFDVKYTSKEGKQEYVWATSWGVSTRLMGALIMTHSDDQGLVLPPNLAPTQVVIVPIYKGEEQLEQIKEIADKYVSELRSKGLSVKFDDRDTHKPGWKFAEWELKGVPVRVTMGMRDLEKGLVEIARRDTQEKESLTIEEAFAKIPNLLDDIQSSIYQKARTYRDEHITEVDSYEAFKEVLETKGGFISAHWDGTTETEEKIQEETKATIRCIPLDAKEEEGVCIYSGKPSNKRVLFAKAY from the coding sequence ATGGCAAAAAAACTTACAAAGCGCTCAGAAGATTATTCTAAGTGGTATAACGAGTTAGTAGTAAACGCGGGATTAGCTGAAAATTCAGGCGTTAGAGGATGTATGGTTATCAAACCCTATGGCTATGCAATTTGGGAAAAAATGCAAGCCGAATTGGATAAAAAATTCAAGGAAACAGGGCATGAAAACGCTTACTTCCCACTCTTTGTTCCCAAAAGTCTTTTTGAAGCCGAAGAAAAAAATGCAGAAGGATTTGCAAAAGAATGTGCGGTAGTCACACATTACCGACTAAAAAACGATGAGGAAAACGAGGGAAAACTTATGGTAGACCCCGAAGCCAAACTCGAAGAAGAATTGGTCGTAAGACCTACCTCTGAAGCCATTATATGGAATACCTACAAAGGATGGATTGAGTCTCACAGAGACCTCCCAATCTTGGTAAACCAATGGGCAAATGTGGTTAGATGGGAAATGAGAACCCGTTTATTCCTTAGAACTGCTGAATTCCTTTGGCAAGAAGGACATACAGCACACGCTACCAAAAAGGAAGCTATAGCAGAAGCTGCTCAAATGCAAGAAGTATATGCCAACTTCGCAGAGGATTTTATGGCAATTCCTGTTGTTAAAGGAAGAAAATCTGAAAGTGAAAGATTTGCAGGAGCTGATGACACCCTTACTATCGAAGCCTTAATGCAAGATGGAAAAGCATTGCAAGCAGGTACTTCTCACTTTTTAGGACAAAATTTTGCCAAAGCTTTTGATGTAAAATACACCTCAAAAGAAGGAAAACAAGAATATGTTTGGGCAACCTCTTGGGGAGTTTCCACTCGTTTGATGGGTGCTCTTATTATGACCCATTCAGATGATCAAGGACTCGTACTTCCTCCAAACTTAGCCCCTACTCAAGTAGTCATTGTTCCTATCTACAAAGGAGAAGAACAGCTGGAGCAAATAAAAGAAATAGCCGATAAATATGTTTCGGAGCTGCGCTCAAAAGGTCTTTCGGTAAAATTTGATGATCGTGATACGCATAAACCAGGTTGGAAATTTGCCGAGTGGGAACTTAAAGGAGTTCCTGTGAGAGTTACCATGGGAATGCGAGATCTAGAAAAAGGTTTGGTAGAAATAGCTCGTAGAGATACCCAAGAAAAAGAATCCTTGACTATTGAAGAGGCTTTCGCCAAAATACCAAATCTACTAGATGATATCCAATCAAGTATTTATCAAAAAGCAAGAACCTACCGTGATGAACATATCACAGAAGTAGATAGCTACGAAGCGTTTAAAGAAGTATTGGAAACCAAAGGAGGATTTATCTCAGCACACTGGGACGGAACCACCGAAACAGAAGAAAAAATACAAGAAGAAACCAAAGCAACCATTCGTTGTATTCCTTTAGACGCTAAAGAAGAAGAAGGCGTGTGTATTTATTCTGGAAAACCATCCAATAAAAGAGTCTTATTTGCTAAGGCTTACTAA
- the thrS gene encoding threonine--tRNA ligase → MIKVTLPDNSVKEFEAGINSIDVAQSISAGLARNVIAAEINGEIWDATRPISEDVNIKLLTFNDEGGKYAFWHSSAHLMAEAIEELFPGVKFAIGPPIENGFYYDIDLGEKNIHEADLKKLEDKMMELARQKNDYIRKEISKDEAIAYFTEKNDPYKLELLEGLEDGSITFYTQGGFTDLCRGPHIPNTGIIKAVKLTNISGAFWRGDQTKQQLTRVYGVSFPKAKLLKEHLALLEEAKKRDHRKIGKEMDLFHFSQRVGLGLPLWLPKGAMLRERLERFMRNAQMERGYDPVVTPHIGNVELYKTSGHFEKYGEDAFQTIKTPSDNEEFMLKPMNCPHHCEIYNSRPRSYRDLPLRLAEFGTVYRYEQSGELHGLSRVRGFTQDDAHLFCRPDQVQDEFEKVIDLVSYTFNALGFEEFIAQISLRDPENPEKYIGEDENWEKAENAIIQAAKNKELNTVVEYGEAAFYGPKLDFMVKDALGRKWQLGTIQVDYNLPERFNLTYVGSDNQKHRPVMIHRAPFGSLERFIGILIEHTGGDFPLWLNPDQVIILPISEKYHDYANKVLHLLKNSDIRAEIDERAEKIGKKIFDAEKRKVPFLLIIGEKESESDTVAVRKPGKIDLGVLSIEEFKNLVQKEIQKDFE, encoded by the coding sequence ATGATTAAAGTTACTTTACCCGATAATAGTGTCAAAGAATTTGAAGCTGGAATCAATTCTATAGACGTTGCTCAAAGCATTTCAGCAGGATTGGCAAGAAATGTAATTGCCGCAGAAATCAATGGTGAAATTTGGGATGCTACACGCCCCATTTCAGAAGATGTAAACATTAAACTTCTTACCTTTAATGACGAAGGTGGAAAATACGCGTTCTGGCATTCTTCGGCTCACCTGATGGCAGAAGCCATTGAAGAATTATTCCCAGGAGTAAAATTTGCTATCGGACCACCTATAGAAAATGGTTTCTATTATGATATAGACCTTGGAGAAAAAAACATCCACGAAGCCGATTTGAAAAAATTGGAAGACAAAATGATGGAATTAGCTCGCCAGAAAAACGACTATATCCGTAAAGAAATTTCCAAGGATGAAGCCATTGCTTACTTTACAGAAAAAAATGATCCTTATAAACTAGAACTCCTAGAAGGTCTAGAAGATGGATCCATCACTTTTTATACACAAGGAGGATTTACAGACCTTTGTAGAGGACCACATATTCCGAATACAGGAATTATCAAAGCCGTAAAACTCACCAATATTTCGGGAGCGTTCTGGCGTGGAGATCAAACAAAACAACAACTTACCCGTGTATATGGAGTAAGTTTTCCAAAAGCAAAACTACTCAAAGAGCACCTTGCACTTTTGGAAGAAGCAAAAAAGAGAGACCACCGAAAAATAGGGAAAGAAATGGATCTTTTCCACTTTTCTCAACGTGTAGGACTTGGTTTACCACTTTGGTTACCAAAAGGTGCTATGCTAAGAGAAAGATTAGAGCGTTTTATGAGAAACGCCCAAATGGAAAGAGGATACGACCCAGTAGTTACCCCACATATAGGGAATGTAGAACTCTACAAAACATCAGGTCACTTTGAAAAATATGGTGAAGATGCCTTCCAAACCATCAAAACACCAAGTGATAACGAAGAGTTCATGCTCAAACCTATGAATTGCCCGCATCACTGTGAGATTTATAATTCGAGACCTCGCTCCTACCGTGATTTACCTTTGCGTTTAGCAGAATTCGGAACCGTTTATCGTTACGAACAATCTGGAGAACTACACGGACTTTCTCGTGTAAGAGGATTTACTCAAGATGATGCCCACCTTTTCTGCCGCCCAGATCAAGTACAAGATGAATTTGAAAAAGTAATTGATTTGGTAAGTTATACTTTCAATGCTTTAGGATTTGAAGAATTTATTGCACAAATATCACTAAGAGATCCAGAAAACCCAGAAAAATACATCGGAGAAGATGAAAACTGGGAAAAAGCCGAAAATGCCATCATCCAAGCCGCTAAAAACAAAGAACTCAACACCGTTGTAGAATATGGTGAAGCTGCTTTCTATGGACCAAAATTAGATTTTATGGTCAAAGATGCACTTGGAAGAAAATGGCAACTAGGGACAATTCAGGTAGACTACAACCTACCAGAAAGATTTAATTTAACCTATGTAGGATCTGACAATCAAAAACATAGACCCGTAATGATTCATAGAGCTCCATTCGGATCTTTGGAAAGATTTATCGGTATTTTGATAGAACATACTGGAGGAGATTTCCCACTTTGGCTCAATCCAGATCAAGTTATCATATTACCAATCAGTGAAAAATACCACGATTATGCGAATAAAGTATTACATTTGCTGAAAAATTCCGATATTCGTGCCGAAATAGATGAGAGAGCCGAAAAAATTGGTAAGAAAATATTTGATGCCGAAAAGCGAAAAGTACCTTTCTTATTAATTATCGGAGAAAAAGAAAGCGAATCGGATACGGTAGCCGTTAGAAAACCCGGGAAAATAGACCTTGGAGTGCTATCTATAGAGGAGTTTAAAAACTTAGTACAAAAAGAAATCCAAAAGGATTTTGAATAA
- the infC gene encoding translation initiation factor IF-3, with protein sequence MRRGRRRRPVRVEKKDLHRINRNIRVPQVRLAGDNVENGIIDTRKALEIAEKMELDLVEIAPKANPPVCKVIDYKKFLYDQKKKQKELKAKSSKVVVKEIRFGPNTDEHDYQFKLKHAKKFLEEGAKLKAYVFFKGRSILFKDKGEILLLKFAQELEELAKVEQLPKMEGKRMIMMFAPKKPKK encoded by the coding sequence ATTAGAAGAGGTCGAAGAAGAAGACCAGTAAGAGTAGAGAAGAAAGATTTACACAGGATAAACAGAAATATCCGTGTACCACAAGTTCGATTGGCAGGAGACAATGTTGAGAACGGAATCATTGATACCCGAAAAGCACTGGAAATTGCCGAAAAAATGGAGTTGGATCTTGTTGAGATTGCCCCAAAAGCCAATCCACCTGTTTGTAAAGTAATTGATTACAAAAAATTCCTTTATGATCAGAAGAAAAAGCAAAAAGAACTCAAGGCAAAAAGTAGTAAGGTAGTCGTAAAAGAAATCCGTTTTGGACCCAACACGGACGAACACGATTATCAGTTTAAGCTCAAACATGCCAAAAAGTTCTTGGAAGAAGGAGCGAAACTTAAAGCTTACGTTTTCTTCAAAGGTAGAAGTATCCTTTTTAAAGATAAAGGAGAAATTCTACTATTAAAATTCGCCCAAGAATTGGAAGAATTGGCTAAGGTAGAGCAACTCCCAAAAATGGAAGGTAAACGTATGATTATGATGTTTGCCCCTAAAAAACCGAAGAAGTAG
- the rpmI gene encoding 50S ribosomal protein L35 produces MPKMKTKSSAKKRFKLTASGKIKRKHAFKSHILTKKTTKQKRNLTQTGLVHESDEKNIKLQLRLK; encoded by the coding sequence ATGCCAAAAATGAAAACAAAATCCAGTGCAAAGAAGCGTTTTAAGCTTACTGCCTCTGGTAAAATCAAAAGAAAGCACGCTTTCAAAAGTCATATCTTAACAAAGAAAACGACTAAACAAAAACGTAATTTGACCCAAACTGGTTTGGTTCATGAATCAGACGAGAAGAACATCAAATTACAATTGAGACTTAAATAA
- the rplT gene encoding 50S ribosomal protein L20 produces the protein MPRSVNHVASKARRKKILKLAKGYFGRRKNVYTVAKNAVEKGLVYAYIGRKQKKRNFRSLWIQRINAGARLHGMTYSTFMGAVKAEGIELNRKVLADLAMNHPEAFKAIVDQVKK, from the coding sequence ATGCCAAGATCAGTCAATCATGTTGCCTCTAAGGCACGTAGAAAAAAAATCCTTAAGCTTGCTAAAGGATACTTCGGAAGAAGAAAGAATGTATATACCGTAGCTAAAAACGCGGTTGAAAAAGGACTTGTATATGCCTACATTGGGCGTAAGCAAAAGAAAAGAAATTTTCGTTCGCTTTGGATCCAACGTATTAACGCAGGTGCACGTCTTCACGGTATGACCTATTCTACATTTATGGGAGCCGTAAAAGCAGAAGGAATTGAATTAAATCGTAAGGTACTTGCTGACCTAGCGATGAATCACCCAGAAGCTTTTAAAGCAATCGTAGATCAAGTAAAAAAATAA
- a CDS encoding ATP-binding domain-containing protein: MIEKNINENLVKKDSSARALLTYLYQIDEELLFENSAIYHNFPIYPNLDSDDTISANVIFVSKNYGLFIFQTIECSNQELDSIEYEENSLDDIDRLIFAKLLKESPILIEDRRRKTLKIDITSILFLNNIPNDYQIESEFEICTTFNDIRKLIIDSGENNELTESEYRDLKATIEGSKGIPKPKNRKLKDKFDFKNSKGAILSAIENEIYNFDLEQKRAALFILDGPQRIRGLAGSGKTVILSMKAALIHLQNPEANVLYTYYTKSLNDVVKNLITRFYRQFADRDPNWNKINIMHAWGGKYLEGVYYNASKNNGISPINLSKARANNKEQPFKYVCEELNKNSLKKQFDYCLIDEAQDFPNSFYRICRQITYKDRVVWAYDDFQNILDIEIQDEKETFGKDEEGKYFIDFSRSEDKLQDLILHICYRNPRKILITAFALGLGIYNKNKKDNPKIIQRLESNDHWESLGFKVNRGDSADKSQMEIERPIHNSASIKNEMLSDDEIIEILKFDEFRKELDYIVESILKDLTQELKPEDISVVCMDNINVKKYFDYIEKKLELNGVSSFNLLKVSSSNKFFKVQDHVTLSTIYNAKGNETGKVYIVGIDSVFQEKDDITERNKIFTALTRSLGWVTLTGVGDSIDYCINEITTLRNNDYKLIFKQPSERDVRTVRQGINKKQKLLNKLERLADDLVKETDLSKDEIVEQLKIKFLDKK; encoded by the coding sequence ATGATAGAAAAAAACATAAACGAAAACTTAGTAAAGAAAGATTCTTCAGCAAGGGCTCTTTTGACTTACTTGTATCAAATAGATGAAGAACTACTATTCGAAAACTCAGCTATCTATCATAATTTTCCTATTTATCCGAATTTAGACTCTGATGATACAATTTCTGCAAACGTAATATTCGTTTCAAAAAATTACGGATTATTTATATTCCAAACTATTGAATGTTCTAATCAAGAATTAGATTCGATTGAATATGAAGAAAATTCATTAGATGACATTGACAGATTAATCTTTGCTAAACTTCTTAAAGAATCACCAATTCTTATTGAAGATAGAAGAAGAAAGACTCTCAAAATTGATATAACATCAATTTTATTTTTAAACAATATTCCAAATGATTATCAAATTGAATCTGAATTTGAAATCTGTACTACATTTAATGATATTAGAAAATTAATAATAGATTCAGGCGAAAACAATGAACTAACTGAATCAGAATATAGAGATTTAAAAGCAACAATAGAAGGTTCAAAAGGAATACCGAAACCTAAGAATAGAAAATTAAAAGATAAGTTCGACTTTAAAAACTCTAAAGGAGCAATATTATCTGCAATTGAAAATGAAATTTACAATTTTGATTTAGAGCAAAAAAGAGCAGCTTTATTCATATTAGATGGTCCTCAAAGAATTAGAGGTCTAGCCGGTTCTGGAAAAACAGTTATTCTTTCAATGAAAGCTGCTTTAATTCATTTACAAAACCCTGAAGCTAATGTTCTCTATACATATTACACTAAAAGTTTAAATGACGTAGTCAAAAATTTAATAACAAGATTTTATAGACAGTTTGCAGATAGAGACCCAAATTGGAATAAGATTAATATTATGCACGCTTGGGGAGGAAAGTATTTAGAAGGTGTTTATTATAATGCTAGTAAAAATAATGGAATATCACCTATAAACCTTTCCAAAGCTAGAGCAAATAACAAAGAACAACCATTTAAATATGTTTGTGAAGAACTGAATAAAAACAGCTTAAAGAAGCAATTTGATTACTGTTTAATCGATGAAGCACAAGATTTTCCAAATAGTTTTTATAGAATTTGTAGACAAATAACTTACAAAGACAGAGTTGTATGGGCTTATGACGATTTTCAGAATATTTTAGATATTGAAATTCAAGATGAGAAAGAAACTTTTGGAAAAGACGAAGAAGGAAAATATTTTATAGACTTTTCAAGAAGTGAGGACAAATTACAAGACTTGATATTACATATTTGTTATCGTAATCCAAGAAAAATTTTGATAACTGCGTTTGCTCTAGGTCTTGGTATTTATAATAAAAATAAAAAGGACAATCCTAAAATTATTCAACGATTAGAGAGCAATGACCATTGGGAAAGCTTAGGATTTAAAGTTAATAGAGGAGATTCAGCAGATAAATCTCAAATGGAAATTGAGAGACCAATTCATAATAGTGCTTCTATTAAAAATGAGATGTTGAGTGATGATGAGATTATTGAAATTTTAAAATTTGATGAATTCAGAAAAGAGTTGGATTACATTGTTGAGTCAATCTTAAAAGACTTAACTCAAGAATTGAAGCCTGAAGATATTAGCGTTGTGTGTATGGATAACATAAACGTCAAAAAATATTTCGATTACATTGAAAAAAAACTAGAGCTAAATGGTGTTAGTAGTTTCAACCTATTAAAGGTTTCAAGCAGTAATAAGTTTTTTAAAGTACAAGACCACGTTACTTTAAGTACTATTTATAATGCTAAAGGAAATGAAACTGGAAAAGTATATATCGTTGGAATTGATTCAGTTTTTCAAGAAAAAGATGATATAACTGAAAGAAATAAAATTTTCACAGCCCTTACTAGAAGTTTAGGTTGGGTTACTTTGACTGGAGTAGGAGATTCTATTGATTATTGCATCAATGAAATTACTACACTAAGAAATAATGATTATAAATTAATATTTAAACAACCTAGTGAAAGGGATGTAAGAACAGTTAGGCAAGGAATTAATAAAAAGCAAAAACTATTAAATAAGTTAGAACGATTAGCAGATGATTTAGTTAAAGAAACTGATTTATCAAAAGATGAGATTGTTGAGCAGTTGAAAATTAAATTCTTAGATAAAAAATGA
- a CDS encoding DUF2290 domain-containing protein, with amino-acid sequence MTEANFNISFSKIEKTLKSFNLFKMRGIKNLKNDGVTDEFKKASLGNKYYEAYKTGLENYDFDFLLDDESYFQFQFSIKEGILEIRYSFFQNPFEYLTYEEYLANEIGLDEIEESIESIGSLFEIEYNQFLNEQDLSSNYSTIRYDSDFKNYKPILHSVSHIHIGHLSNIRIPIDKILSPLRFVLFTIKHIYYHNWKDKLENNKEELMSMLTDCVSGEQNLENQFWDNDEKIELHLR; translated from the coding sequence ATGACAGAAGCCAATTTTAATATTTCATTTTCAAAAATAGAAAAAACCCTTAAATCCTTTAATCTTTTCAAGATGAGAGGAATTAAAAATTTGAAAAATGACGGAGTAACAGACGAATTTAAAAAAGCTTCATTAGGCAATAAATATTATGAAGCATATAAGACTGGATTAGAAAATTACGACTTTGACTTCTTACTTGATGATGAGTCATATTTTCAATTTCAATTTTCTATTAAAGAAGGTATTTTAGAAATTAGATATTCATTTTTTCAAAACCCTTTTGAATACCTAACATATGAAGAATATTTAGCTAATGAAATTGGCCTAGATGAAATTGAAGAATCTATTGAAAGTATAGGTAGTTTATTTGAGATAGAATATAATCAATTTTTAAATGAACAAGACCTATCATCAAATTATTCTACAATTAGATATGATTCGGATTTTAAAAATTACAAACCTATATTACATTCTGTATCACATATACACATTGGTCATTTGAGCAATATTAGAATTCCCATTGACAAAATACTTTCTCCATTAAGATTTGTTCTATTTACAATCAAGCACATTTACTACCACAATTGGAAAGATAAACTAGAAAATAACAAAGAGGAATTGATGTCAATGCTGACTGATTGTGTTAGTGGAGAACAAAATTTAGAAAATCAATTTTGGGATAACGATGAGAAGATTGAATTGCATTTACGTTAA